AGCGCCGGGAAGCGCCACGACACCCAGCAGCGCCATTGAAAGCGCCATACCAAGCTGCAATAGAAAAGCCCGCCAATCGGCGGGCCTTTTCATTCTGGCGAACCTCAGTTCGCAGCCGGTTGCGCCGGGGCGCGGCGATAGGCCCAGACCATCAATGCGATGCCGCCGAGGATCATCGGTACGCACAGCACCTGTCCCATCGTCAGCCAGCCCCAGGCGAGATAGCCCAACTGGGCGTCCGGCACGCGGACGAACTCGACGATGAAGCGGAAGATGCCGTAGCACAGCACGAACAGGCCGGACACCGAGGCGGTCGGGCGCGGTTTGCGGGTGAACAGCCAGAGAATGACGAACAGCGCGACACCTTCCAGGGCGAACTGGTACAACTGCGACGGGTGGCGCGGCTCCGGGCCGCCAGTGGGGAAGACCATCGCCCAGGGCACGTCGGTCACCTTGCCCCACAGCTCGCCGTTGATGAAGTTGCCGATACGCCCGGCGCCCAGGCCGATCGGCACCAGCGGCGCGATCAGGTCCATCAGCTGGAAGAAGCTCTTGTTGTTGCGCTTGCCGAACCACCAGGTAGCCAGCATCACGCCGATCAGCCCGCCGTGGAACGACATTCCGCCCTTCCAAACCTCGAAGATCAGCGTCGGATTGGCGATGTACTCATCCAGGTTATAGAAGAGAACGTAGCCCAGGCGACCGCCCAGAACCACACCGCACGCAACCCAGAAAACCAGGTCGGAGAGCTTCTCCTTGGCCCAGGTCGGGTCGAACTGCTTGAGCTGACGCGATGCCAGCAGCCAGGCTCCTCCGATACCGATCAGGTACATGAGACCGTACCAGTGGATTTTCAGCGGCCCGAGCGACAAGGCAACCGGGTCGATCTGTGGATAAGGCAGCATCCGCTTCTCCTAGGGTCTGTTGAGTTTTTTTCGTGCATCGCGTTGCCGCGCAACCCGAAGGGACGGGCCGCTTTTTGCGCAGCGCCGCGTTACTCGCCGTTCATTTGAAACAACCAAACCGCTCTCCTCGCGCCGTGCTCTGCGCAAATTTTGGCTCCATCGCGGTCGCGAAAGAACCTCAACAGACCCTCTGAAATTCAGATCAGGAAACTGAGACCCACGCTGAACAGCAGCAGGGCGAACAGGCGCTTGAGAACCTTGGCCGGCAGACGGTGCGCCAGCCGCGCGCCAATCCGCGCAAAGAACATGCTGGTCAGGGCAATGCCCACCAGCGCCGGCAAGTAGACGAAACCGATGCTCATCTCCGGCAGTTGGGCGTTATGCCAACCGACGGCGATGAACGATATCGCACCGGCGACGGCAATCGGCAGTCCGCAGGCCGATGAAGTCGCAACCGCCTGTTGCATGGGCATGCCACGCCAGGACAGGAACGGTACGGTCAGCGAGCCGCCACCGATACCGAAGATCGCCGATGCCCAGCCGACGACGCCGCCAGCCACGCCGAGCCCGACGCGCCCAGGCAGGTCGCCGCCACCCTTGGGCTGCAGCCCAAGGGCCATCTGGATGGAAACCAGGATGGCGAACACACCGATGATCTTCTGCAGCACCGGCCCCTGGATCTTCGAGGCGGTGACGGCACCCAGGACACTGCCAAGCAGGATGCCGACGGTCATCCAGAGAAACACCTGCCAGCGCACCGCACCCCGGCGATGGTGTTCGAGGATCGAGTTGATCGAGGTGAACACGATGGTCGCCAACGAAGTGCCGACCGCCATCTGGGTCAGAACCTCCGGCGAAAAGCCGTGGGCCGTGAAACTGAACACCAGGGCCGGAACGATGATCAGCCCGCCGCCGACGCCGAACAGCCCGGCCAGTACGCCGGCACAGCCGCCCAGCACCAGATAGAGCACGAACTCCATGAGTCGGCCTCGATGGGAAAAACCGGCATGGTACCCAAAATGCGCGGGCGGCGGCAGACGCTCCGTCGCGGGAGTTACGACTCAGGGCATCGGGATAGCTGGCGATGCCTGCTGGCCACTCATCTTCGCGCAGGGTATTGAGCTGGAATCCGTAGTTTCCTAACCTGCCCTGACCACCACCATTTCGATGCCGCCCATGTGCCTGATCGTCTTCGCCTGGCGCCCCGACCACGCCATGCCACTCGTCGTCGCGGCCAACCGTGACGAGTTCTATGCCCGACCGACACGGCCGCTGGGCGGCTGGGAAGACAGCCCCGGCGTCTACGCCGGCCGCGACCTGGAAGCAGGCGGAAGCTGGATGGGCATCGGCCCGGACGGCCGTTTCGCCGCGCTGACCAATGTACGCGACCCCGGCCAGCCACTCGGACCGCGCTCGCGGGGCGAGCTGGTCGCGGCGTTCCTGCAGGGCCGCCTGGCGCCGCTGGAGTATCTCCAGCAGGTGGCGCGCCGCGCTGGCGAGTACAGCGGTTTCAACCTGCTGGTCGGCGACCGCGAGACACTCTGCTACTTCAATCCCCGCGTCGGCCCGCCGGTGGCGGTCGCGCCCGGCCTGCACGGTTTGTCCAATGCCGCGCTGGATACGCCGTGGCCGAAGCTGCTGAGCGCACGCTCGGGGCTCGATACCCGGCTGGCCATGCCTGTGGCCGACGATCTCCTCGCGCTGCTCGCGGACCCGCGCCAGGCAAGCGATGCCGAGCTGCCCGAAACCGGCGTGGGCCTCGCCACCGAGCGCCTGCTGTCGAGCGTGTTCATCTCCAGCCCGAACTACGGCACCCGCGCCAGCACGGCGCTGATCGTCCACGCTGATGGCCGCCGCGAGTTGCTCGAACGCAGCTTCGGCCCCGGCGGGGCGCGCCTGGGTGATGTGCGGCTGACCGTCTAGCAGGTGACGATGCAGTCGCGCTGCCGCTTGGCGCGATAGAGTGCGTCGTCCAGCCTGCGCAACAGCGCCATCAGGTCTTCTCCAGCGTGCATCTCGGTCACGGCGAAGCTGGCAGTGAGTTGCACCGGCAGGGAAACGTCGGCGCGCCGCAGACTCAGGCGCAGGCGCTCGGCCAGCTCGCGGGCTTCGTCGCTGCCAGTTTCCGGCAACAGCACGATGAACTCCTCGCCGCCCCAGCGAGCGAAGCAATCCTCTTCGCGAAGACGCCGCCGCACCACTTCCGCCACAGCCACCAGTACCCGATCGCCAGCCGGATGCCCGAGGCTGTCGTTGATACGCTTGAAGTGGTCGAGATCGAACATCATCAGCGAACAGACATGACCGTGACGCTGGAGGCGCTGCCACTCCGCGTGTAGCTGCTGCTCGAAGCGGCGGCGGTTGGCGATCTGGGTCAACGGGTCGATTTCAGACAGGCGCAGCGCTACGGCGGCCTGCTCCACGAGCGCCTCGTTGGCTCGCCGCAGCGCCTCGGTACGCGCCTCAACCAGCGCTTCGAGGCGCTGGTTGAGTTCGAGCAGTTCGAGGTTCTTCTGCTGCAACGCCAGCTCCGCCAGCTTGCGCTCATGGATGTTGCGATGTGCGCCGATCATCCGCGTCGCGCGGCCCTCCCCATCGAATTCGACGAAGCGGCCATGATCGCTTATCCACAGGTAACTGCCGTCGCGGCAACGGCAGCGGTACTCCTCCGCATAACGGTCGCTGCGGCCTTCGACATAGGCGTTGAAACCCTCCATCACACGCGGGAAGTCGTCCGGGTGGATCACCTCATGCCAGGTGGCGACGTTCTCCGGCAGGCTGTTCGGGTCGTAGCCGAGCATGGTGTACCAGCCAGGGCTGCGACTGACGTGGTTGCTGCGGATGCGCCAGTCCCAGATACCGTCGCTGACGATATCCAGCGCATAGCGCAAGGTCCGTGCGCTGTCCTGGTTATCGAGGGTATCCGTGCATTGGTTGACGTCGAGCTCTTCCATAAGCTTCGCCTTGGCCGGCTTGCCGGCCTTCGAGCCTTCCGGTCATGCACGGCTCCGGAAGGGCTTGGAAACCGGCATCAGGCCTGGATGGTCGCCGCCGGGTTGATCACTCGGCCAAGGCCGAGATTGCGCAAGGCCAGATGCAGCGAGCTGTGGATGACCTGCGGATTATCGAAGGTCATCAGTTGTCCGAGCAGCTCGCGTGCCTTGGACAGGGTCATCTGGCGCAACAGCCACTTCACCTTGGGCAGGTTGGTAGCGTTCATCGACAGCGAGTCGAAACCCATCGCCATCAGCAGCACTGCGGCAGCCGGATCGCCAGCCATCTCGCCGCAGATGCTCACCGGCTTGCCTTCGGCGTGGGAATCGTCGACCACTTTCTTCAGCGCCTGCAGCACGGCGGGGTGCAGGTAGTCGTAGAGGTCGGCGACGCGCGGATTGTTGCGGTCCACGGCCAGCAGGTACTGGGTCAGGTCGTTGGAGCCGACCGAGAGGAAATCCACCTGGCGCGCCAGCTCGCGAGTCTGGTACACGGCTGCGGGGATCTCCACCATCATGCCGATTGGCGGCATGGGGATATCCACGCCCTCGTCGCGCACTTCGCCCCAGGCGCGGTGGATCAGGTGCAGCGCTTCCTCCAGCTCGTGGGTACCGGAAATCATCGGCAGCAGGATGCGCAGGTTGTCCAGGCCCTCACTGGCCTTGAGCATGGCGCGGGTCTGCACCAGGAAGATTTCCGGGTGGTCGAGGGTGACGCGGATGCCGCGCCAGCCGAGGAAAGGATTGTCTTCCTTGATCGGGAAGTAGGACAGCGCCTTGTCGCCGCCGATGTCCAGGGTACGCATGGTCACCGGCAGCGGGTGGAAGGCCGATAGCTGCTCGCGGTAGATGGCGAGCTGCTCCTTCTCGCTGGGAAAGCGGTCGTTGATCATGAACGGCACTTCGGTGCGGTACAGGCCGACCCCTTCGGCGCCGCGCTCCTGGGCGCGGGCCACGTCCGCCAGCAGACCGGTATTGACCCACAGCGGCATGCGATGGCCGTCCAGCGTCTCGCAAGGCAGCTCGCGCAGCGCGGCCAGCCCCTTGCTCAGTTCCCTCTCTTCGGCGACCACTTCGCCGTACTGCTTGACCAGTTGCGGCGACGGGTTGGTGTAGATTTCGCCGTGGTAGCCATCGACGATCAGGTCGATGCCGTCGACCTTGGAATACGGCAGATCGACCGCGCCCATGACGGTGGGAATGCCCATCGCACGGGCGAGGATCGCTACGTGGGAGTTACCCGAGCCAAGCACTGAAACCAGTCCGACCAGCTTGCCCTCGGGAACTTCGCCGAGCATGGCCGGCGACAACTCCTCGCTGACGATGATGGTCTGGTCCGGGTAGGTCAGCGACTGCTTACGTTCTTCCTGGAGGTAGGCGAGGATGCGGCGGCCGATGTCTTTCACGTCGGAGGCTCGCTCACGCAGGTAGGCGTCGTCCATCAGCTCGAAGCGCTGGACGTGCTCCATCACCACCTGCCGCAAGGCACCCTGTGCCCACTGGCCTTCACGGATGATGCGCTTGACCTCCTGGCCGATGGAGGCGTCGTCGAGCATCATCAGGTAGACGTCGAACAGCGCGCGCTCCTCCTTGCGCAACTGGGTGGCAAGCTTGCTGGAGAGATTGCGCATGTCCTCGCGGACCGATTCCAGCGCCTGCTTGAAGCGCTCCACTTCCGCCTCGACATCGTCGATGGGCTTGTCCGGAACCACTTCGAGATCGGCCGGCGGCAGGACTACCACGGCCTTGCCCACGGCAACGCCGGGAGCGCCTGGAACGCCGACGAACTTGGCTTCGGTGATGCCTTTGCCAAGCTTGCCCAGGCCGCGGATCGAGCCAGTCGCTTCCGCGTGGGCGATAACGCCGGCGAGTTGGGCGCTCATGGTGACGAGGAAGGCCTCCTCGCCTTCGTCGAACTGGCGCTTTTCCTTCTGCTGGACGACCAGAACGCCCATCACCCGACGATGGTGGATGATCGGTGCGCCCAGGAACGAGGCATAGCGCTCCTCGCCGGTTTCGGCGAAGTAGCGGTAACGCGGGTGCTCGGAAGCGTTCTCGAGGTTGAGTGGCTCCTCGCGGGTGCCGACCAGGCCGACCAGACCCTCGTTCGGCGCCATGCTGACCTTGCCGATGGAGCGCTTGTTCAAGCCCTCGGTGGCCATCAGCACGAAACGATTGTTTTCGGCATCCAGCAGGTAGACCGAGCACACCTGGGTGCCCATCGCCTCCTTCACGCGCTGCACGATGATGCCCAGCGCCGCCTTGAGGTCCTTGGCGGAGTTCACTTCCTGGACGATCTTACGCAGCGTGTTGAGCATGGCTCGGGGTCTAACTCCTTGAACTTTCGTGCTAGTCGCGCGCCAGCAGGCGCGGTGCCAATTCCTTCAGGGCCCGACGATAGACCTCGCGCTTGAAGGTCACTACCTGGCCGAGCGGGTACCAGTAACTTACCCAGCGCCAGCCGTCGAACTCCGGCTTGCCGGTCACATCCATGCGAACCCGGCTTTCCTCGCCGGTCAGGCGCAGAAGGAACCACTTCTGTTTCTGCCCGATGCACAGCGGCTGGCTGTTGGTCCGCACCAGGCGTTGCGGCAGACGATAGCGTAACCAGCCACGGGTACAGGCCAGGATGCGTACGTCCTGCTCTTCCAGGCCGACCTCTTCGTTCAGTTCACGGTACAGCGCTTCCTCAGGGGTTTCGCGGGCGTTTATCCCGCCCTGGGGAAATTGCCAGGCTTCCTGGTTGATACGCCGTGCCCACAGAACCTGTCCGGCATCGTTGGAAAGGATGATGCCGACATTGGGGCGAAAACCATCGGGATCGATCACGGCGGTACATCCTCGAAATCGCGTGTGCCCGCATTGTTCCACAAAGCTTGTGACAGCGGCAACGCGAGGCGCGGCGTCATGTGCAGGGCGGGCAAAAGCCGTTACTCTAGGCGACTTTTCAGCATTGGCAACTGACGGATTTCATCGTGCGACTGGCTCTCTTCGATCTCGACAACACCCTCCTGGCCGGCGACAGCGACCACAGCTGGGGCGAATGGCTATGTCAGCGCGGGCTGGTCGACGCCGGCGAGTACCAGGCGCGCAACGATGCCTTCTATGCCGACTATCTCGCCGGCACGCTCGACGTGTTCGCCTATCAGGCGTTCACCCAGGCAATTCTCGGCCGTACCAGCCTGGAGCAGCTCGCGACCTGGCACCGCCAGTTCATGGACGAAGTCATCGAACCGATCGTCCTGGCCAAGGGCGAAGCATTGCTCGCCGAGCACCGCGCCGCCGGCGACAAGCTGGTGATCATCACCGCCACCAACCGCTTCGTCACCGGCCCCATCGCCGAGCGCCTGGGCGTGGAAACGCTGATCGCCACCGAATGCGAAATGCGCGATGGCCTGTACACCGGCCAGACCTGCGACGTACCGTGCTTCCAGGGCGGCAAGGTGACCCGCCTCAAGCGCTGGCTCGAAGAGACCGGCCTGGGCCTGGACGATGCGTATTTCTACAGCGACTCGCGCAACGACCTGCCGCTGCTGGAGCTCGTCGCCAACCCGGTCGCCGTCGACCCCGACGACACCCTGCGCGCCACCGCCATCGAGCGCGGCTGGCCGGTTATCAGCCTGCGCAACTGAACCTTCAGAGGCCCTTGTTGACCATCAGGTGGAAGATCGCCAGGAAGGCGATGAACGCCGGCCAGCCAAGGGCGAACCAGCAGCGCATATAGAGGAAGGCCCGCGGCGGCAACGCCGTACCTTCCCGATGGGCGGCGTAGGCCATGTCCCGCACGCGAATCTGCAGCCACACCACTGGCAACCAGCAGGCCCCCGCGAACACGTACAGCGCCAGGCTCCACAGCAGCCAGCCAGAGTCCAGCGGCCAACCGGCCATGCGCGCCATCGCGATGCCGCTCAGCGGCTGGAAAACCGCCGTGGTGGCGATGAACAGCCAGTCGGCGGTGACGAGGTGGCGGAAGGTGATGCGGATCGCCTCCAGATTGCCGCTCCGCCAGGCGCGCCAACTGTAGTAGGCAGAGCCCAGCCCGGTGCCGAACAGCAACGTGGAAGAGAGAATGTGCAGGGTCTTGAGCAGCAGGTAGAAACTCACGGCGAATGTTTCAGACCGGCTTGGCCACCATCAGCGCGAGAATAGCGATCACGCAGGCCAGCGCCAGCACGAAGAACGCCAGGCCGAACTTCCACTCACGCGCCACGTGGACAGCGATAGGTTCGCCGCTCGCCTGCGCCACCAGCGCCAGCTCGCGGACGCGCCACAGCCTCGTGGTGAACAGCAGCCAGAAAATCGTGGCGACGATCAGCAGGCAGGCACTGGCCAGCAGCCAGGTCTGCCCCAGCGGCCAGCCCGCGCTATGGACCATCTGCCAGCCGGTGACCGGCAGGCTGGCGATGCTGCCGGCAACCAGCACCCAGCCAGCCAGGCCGATGCGCTGCAGCGCGGTGGCGATCTTGCCGGCATCGCCGCCGCGCCAACTGCGCCAGCCGTACCAGGCCAGGCCGATGATCGCGAGCAACGGCAGCACCGCCGCGATACCGTGGAGGATTCGGAGGGTCTGGTAGCTTTCCATGATCATGCGTTCCTGTGAACAAATCCTGCGTTCAACGAAGACTAGCACCCAGCGCGAACACTCCGCTCCCCGGAGTC
The Pseudomonas triclosanedens DNA segment above includes these coding regions:
- a CDS encoding DUF2269 family protein, whose amino-acid sequence is MSFYLLLKTLHILSSTLLFGTGLGSAYYSWRAWRSGNLEAIRITFRHLVTADWLFIATTAVFQPLSGIAMARMAGWPLDSGWLLWSLALYVFAGACWLPVVWLQIRVRDMAYAAHREGTALPPRAFLYMRCWFALGWPAFIAFLAIFHLMVNKGL
- the lgt gene encoding prolipoprotein diacylglyceryl transferase, which gives rise to MLPYPQIDPVALSLGPLKIHWYGLMYLIGIGGAWLLASRQLKQFDPTWAKEKLSDLVFWVACGVVLGGRLGYVLFYNLDEYIANPTLIFEVWKGGMSFHGGLIGVMLATWWFGKRNNKSFFQLMDLIAPLVPIGLGAGRIGNFINGELWGKVTDVPWAMVFPTGGPEPRHPSQLYQFALEGVALFVILWLFTRKPRPTASVSGLFVLCYGIFRFIVEFVRVPDAQLGYLAWGWLTMGQVLCVPMILGGIALMVWAYRRAPAQPAAN
- a CDS encoding NRDE family protein → MCLIVFAWRPDHAMPLVVAANRDEFYARPTRPLGGWEDSPGVYAGRDLEAGGSWMGIGPDGRFAALTNVRDPGQPLGPRSRGELVAAFLQGRLAPLEYLQQVARRAGEYSGFNLLVGDRETLCYFNPRVGPPVAVAPGLHGLSNAALDTPWPKLLSARSGLDTRLAMPVADDLLALLADPRQASDAELPETGVGLATERLLSSVFISSPNYGTRASTALIVHADGRRELLERSFGPGGARLGDVRLTV
- a CDS encoding sulfite exporter TauE/SafE family protein: MEFVLYLVLGGCAGVLAGLFGVGGGLIIVPALVFSFTAHGFSPEVLTQMAVGTSLATIVFTSINSILEHHRRGAVRWQVFLWMTVGILLGSVLGAVTASKIQGPVLQKIIGVFAILVSIQMALGLQPKGGGDLPGRVGLGVAGGVVGWASAIFGIGGGSLTVPFLSWRGMPMQQAVATSSACGLPIAVAGAISFIAVGWHNAQLPEMSIGFVYLPALVGIALTSMFFARIGARLAHRLPAKVLKRLFALLLFSVGLSFLI
- a CDS encoding DUF2269 domain-containing protein; the protein is MESYQTLRILHGIAAVLPLLAIIGLAWYGWRSWRGGDAGKIATALQRIGLAGWVLVAGSIASLPVTGWQMVHSAGWPLGQTWLLASACLLIVATIFWLLFTTRLWRVRELALVAQASGEPIAVHVAREWKFGLAFFVLALACVIAILALMVAKPV
- a CDS encoding sensor domain-containing diguanylate cyclase, which encodes MEELDVNQCTDTLDNQDSARTLRYALDIVSDGIWDWRIRSNHVSRSPGWYTMLGYDPNSLPENVATWHEVIHPDDFPRVMEGFNAYVEGRSDRYAEEYRCRCRDGSYLWISDHGRFVEFDGEGRATRMIGAHRNIHERKLAELALQQKNLELLELNQRLEALVEARTEALRRANEALVEQAAVALRLSEIDPLTQIANRRRFEQQLHAEWQRLQRHGHVCSLMMFDLDHFKRINDSLGHPAGDRVLVAVAEVVRRRLREEDCFARWGGEEFIVLLPETGSDEARELAERLRLSLRRADVSLPVQLTASFAVTEMHAGEDLMALLRRLDDALYRAKRQRDCIVTC
- a CDS encoding histidinol-phosphatase; its protein translation is MRLALFDLDNTLLAGDSDHSWGEWLCQRGLVDAGEYQARNDAFYADYLAGTLDVFAYQAFTQAILGRTSLEQLATWHRQFMDEVIEPIVLAKGEALLAEHRAAGDKLVIITATNRFVTGPIAERLGVETLIATECEMRDGLYTGQTCDVPCFQGGKVTRLKRWLEETGLGLDDAYFYSDSRNDLPLLELVANPVAVDPDDTLRATAIERGWPVISLRN
- the ptsP gene encoding phosphoenolpyruvate--protein phosphotransferase, with protein sequence MLNTLRKIVQEVNSAKDLKAALGIIVQRVKEAMGTQVCSVYLLDAENNRFVLMATEGLNKRSIGKVSMAPNEGLVGLVGTREEPLNLENASEHPRYRYFAETGEERYASFLGAPIIHHRRVMGVLVVQQKEKRQFDEGEEAFLVTMSAQLAGVIAHAEATGSIRGLGKLGKGITEAKFVGVPGAPGVAVGKAVVVLPPADLEVVPDKPIDDVEAEVERFKQALESVREDMRNLSSKLATQLRKEERALFDVYLMMLDDASIGQEVKRIIREGQWAQGALRQVVMEHVQRFELMDDAYLRERASDVKDIGRRILAYLQEERKQSLTYPDQTIIVSEELSPAMLGEVPEGKLVGLVSVLGSGNSHVAILARAMGIPTVMGAVDLPYSKVDGIDLIVDGYHGEIYTNPSPQLVKQYGEVVAEERELSKGLAALRELPCETLDGHRMPLWVNTGLLADVARAQERGAEGVGLYRTEVPFMINDRFPSEKEQLAIYREQLSAFHPLPVTMRTLDIGGDKALSYFPIKEDNPFLGWRGIRVTLDHPEIFLVQTRAMLKASEGLDNLRILLPMISGTHELEEALHLIHRAWGEVRDEGVDIPMPPIGMMVEIPAAVYQTRELARQVDFLSVGSNDLTQYLLAVDRNNPRVADLYDYLHPAVLQALKKVVDDSHAEGKPVSICGEMAGDPAAAVLLMAMGFDSLSMNATNLPKVKWLLRQMTLSKARELLGQLMTFDNPQVIHSSLHLALRNLGLGRVINPAATIQA
- a CDS encoding RNA pyrophosphohydrolase, encoding MIDPDGFRPNVGIILSNDAGQVLWARRINQEAWQFPQGGINARETPEEALYRELNEEVGLEEQDVRILACTRGWLRYRLPQRLVRTNSQPLCIGQKQKWFLLRLTGEESRVRMDVTGKPEFDGWRWVSYWYPLGQVVTFKREVYRRALKELAPRLLARD